In the Pedobacter cryoconitis genome, GAATGTATTGGCCCCTGTTGATAATACTATTTTTACAACTATAGGAATAAATGCATTGCGTGATGTAATTTTGAAACTTAAACCAGGTGGTTCTGCAAGGATCCTGCTTCCATCTTACCTGGCTTATGGAAAAAATGGTATTGCAACTATTCCTTCAAATGAAAATATTGATCTGACAGTGACTACGGTACCTGAGAAATCACAGACTGCTTTAGATGATCGCATTATCAATGATATTATTAAAAAGAATAGCTTAACGATGATTAAAGACCCTTCAAGGGTTTATTATAGTATTTCAACGCCGGGTACTGGTACTGATAAAATCTCGCTGACCTCAACAATAGTTGCAAATTACACACTAAGATTTGCTGATGGTACTGTATCTCAAACTAATGTTGATGGGTCTTTCAGTGCAGTTCTTGCAAGCTTAGGCGTTAAGGGGTGGGGTGATGTAATTCCTGGAAAATTAACTAAAGGTGGTAAAATACGCCTTCTGATCCCTTCTGATCGTGGTTATGGCACGGTAGGTATTCCGCCGAATCTCCCTAGAAATGCAGTGTTGGATTTTGATATTGAGATCGTTAGTGTAACGAATTAAGAGAAATAAATTATAAAGATAAAATCCCCGCTAAAATTTAAATTTTAGCGGGGATTTTATCTTTATAAGACCTGTGGTTTATTTATGAATAGCTATTTAAGCTAATGATTGTATTGTTATCATAATTATTATTTTTATCTCAAAATTTTGATATTTATATCATAATATTGTTTATTAGTTAATAAATTAGCTTTTTTATTAGTTTTTATGTTTATTTTATATATTTTTAAAGAAATATATAAACGTATGAAAGTAAATTACAGATTTTTAGCAGTAGCAGCTATTTCATTAGGACTAATTTGGTCTTGCAAAAAGACTGATGAGGGTAATATTTCAAAAGATAGTCTTGTTTCTTCGGAGAAAAGGGTGACTTTAGAAAATGGATATTTGAAGTTCAGTGATCAAAAATCATTTGATTCAATTTCAACAGTACTGATTAGCAAACAAGGGGTAGACCTTGAGGCTTGGGAAGCAAGATTTCCGGGGTTCAAATCTTATCGAACTATTTTTAAAAATATTCAGGATGAATATGAAAAGGTAAATAGCAGCGAATCATTCCAGGCTTTTAAAAACAAGTATAATGATCTTGTGACTATAAAATCCGATAGTTCATTGACTTATAAGTTTGGTACTCCGCTTTCATCTTTATTTACCAATGCTAAAGGAGAAGTGAAAATTGGTGAAGACTTGAAAGTTTATAAGAAGGATGAAAGAATAACTTCTGCTGCCAATAATTCAAAGAAAACTCAAAGTATACAACCACCGATATTTATAGGACGTCTTTTTTTAAACACATACTATAATAGCGACTCCAAAAGAAGGTTGCATGTAGAGTTATGGTACGATGAAATTACTGGGGCAGATCCGAAACAACAGCAAGGTAGATTTTATTTTGCTGTTACTCAAGAAGGAAAGAAAACTTTCGGAGGGTGGGGTGCTAACGAAACTGATTTGAGTTTTAGAGATATTGATGTCACAATGATGCATCAGTCATATTATGCGCCGTCTTTACCTGTTAGATATAACTATAGGTTAGCATCTTATGATGCAAAAGATTTTAAAGGAACTTTTATTGTAGATATGGGTAGAATGGCTGGATATGGAACGAATATTTTTGGAAGAGGATTATTTACTTCAAGAGGCGTTCCAACAGTTCCTCAGGTTGAGTTTGCTTTTGGAAACGGGGGTTAGGAATGGGTAAACCCGAATTAATCAATCACAAACTAATTATTTAGCGCCTCTTTAAATACTTTGAGAATTCGTTCTCTGGCAAAAGCATGGTCAACTATAGGTTGGCTATGCTTTTCTTGTTTATATTCTGGTGCCCATCTGTAGATATACTTATTGTCGGGATCAAATTTCTTCGCTTGTAATTCAGGGTTGAATACCCTGAAATAAGGAGCTGCATCGTTGCCGCAACCGCAAGCCCATTGCCATCCACCAACATTACTAGCCAGTTCATAATCCAGTAACTTTTCTGCAAAATAAGCTTCTCCCCAACGCCAGTCAATTAACAGATGCTTAGTCAAAAAGCTTCCTACAATCATTCTGACCCGGTTATGCATATAGCCCGTTTGATTCAGCTGGTTCATTCCTGCATCTACTATTGGGTATCCGGTTTTGCCATTTTTCCAGGCTTCAAAATCCTTTTCCTTATTCAGCCATTTAATCTGATCATAGGCCGGTTTAAAGGACTGTGTGGTGATATGAGGGAACTGAGATAAAATCATCATATAAAAATCTCTCCAGGCCAGTTCAGATAGCCATTTCTCAGCACCGGCATTTAATGCTTTCGCTGCAGCCTCTCTGATACTGACTGTTCCAAATCTTAAATGGATACCCAGATGAGTCGTGGCATCGTCTGCGGGGAAATCTCTCCGCTGTTCATAAGCAGCTAATTTATGCTCAAAACTTGCAGAGGGAAATTGTAAATCTGATTCCTGAAAGCCTAATGTACCTAATTCAGGAAAAGCAAATGGTTGAATTTGAAGCAGATTTTCCAGGTATTTTTTTACCGGATAAGCTTTAAGATAAAAATCGTTCAACTTTAATTTCCATTGACGAAAGTAAGGGGTGAAAACAGTATAAGGCTTTCCGTCAGCTTTTACGATTTCCTTTTTTTCAAAAATAACCTGGTCTTTGAAGGATTGAAAAGGTATAGATTCTGAACGCAGGTATTCTGCTAAAGCATCATCACGTTCCATCGCATAAGGTTCGTAATCATGATTTGTATAGACTGATTTTACGGTGTAGGTTTTTAATAGTTCTGACCATATTTGCTCAGGTGTACCATACTTGATAAGTATGGAAGAGCCAGCTTGCTGCAATTCAGTTTCAAGTTCTTTTAATTTGCGGTAGATAAAGGTAACTCTGGCATCCTTCGGGTCATTTAAATCATCGAGTATATGGCGGTCAAATATAAAAAGCAATAAAACCGGGGTGCTTCCTTTTAATGCGTGGTAGAGTGCCGCATTGTCTTTTAACCTCAAATCTCTTCTTAACCAGCAAATGTTTACCTCTGTTTTCATGCGCTGTAAATATCAGATAAAGCTTGTTCCAGTTGGGGATATTTGAAAATAAATCCACTGGATTCTATTTTTTGTGCCGTTGTATGGGTACTGTTGATAACCATTGAACTCATCTCACCTAAAATAAATTGTAATATTTTCTCAGGAACGCTAAATGGCCATACAGGGCGATGTAATTGCTTGGCAATAGCTTTAGTCAGTTGTTTATTGGTAACAGGATAGGGGGCTGTTGCATTGTAAGCACCTGTTAACGATTCATTGTCAAGTGCATGGAGATAGATCCGGGTCATATCCTGGTAATGAATCCAGGGTACCCACTGTTTTCCACTTCCAAGAGGGGCGCCCGCAAACAGGCTGATTGGGGTGGCCATGGATTTTAGTGCACCATCATTTTTTGCCAGCACTACACCAGTCCTGATTTTTACAATACGTAGCTTCAGTTGCTGTACCTGGTCTATCGCTTTTTCCCATTCAATACAGCATTCTGCAAGGAAATTATGACCAGGAGTACTTTCTTCTGTCAGTATTTCATCTCCGCGGTTGCCATAATAACCAATAGCAGCTGCAGAAATAAAGTTTTTTACCTGATTTGGGTTTGTTGCTATGGTTTTAAATAGAAGTTGTGTAGAAAGAACCCGGCTGTCAATGATTTCTTTTTTACGCTGGCCGGTCCATTTTCCTTTAGCTATATTTTCACCGGCAAGATGGATAATACTATCTACACCATCCAGGCATGCTGTATCAATTTTCTGCTGTTCTACATCCCATAGAAAGACCTTGACCTGGTCAATTTGATGCGGCTTCCGGGAAAGGATAGAAACCTTATTTCCCCGTTTTAAAAGCGTTTGAATTAAATCTTTGCCGAGCATGCCGGTTGCACCTGTGAGTAAAATATGCTGGTTCATTTAGGATTAACTTTAATAGTCGTGTTTTTGTTTCCGGGAAAGCTGTTTAAACGTGATTTTAAGCTAAACTTTTGTTGCGCTTATGTAAATATTACTTTGTGTATTAGATCTTAGGATAAAAATGGTATATTTTTGGAGATTACAACAAACTTTAGGCTAAATAAATGGAATCTCGGAAAATACTCGTCTGGTTTAGAAATGATTTGCGGTTACATGACAACGAAATGTTAGTAGAAGCGATCAGTAAGTCCGATAGTATCCTGCCTGTTTATTTTTTTGATCCGCGCCACTTTGAATGTACTGCTGAAACTGAAGAAGAAAATATAGCTGTACACAATAGATTTCAATTTTTAGCAGAAAGCGTCTCTGCTTTACGCGAATCATTGAAAAAACTGGGCGGTAATCTTTTGGTCATCTCTGGTACTCCGGAAGATCATATTTCAGCACTTGCTGAACACTATGAAATTGCAGAGGTTTATCACCACAGAGAGGTTGCAACTGAAGAAACTACGGTTTCTTCGAATGTAGAAGACCTGCTGTGGAAATTGAGAATAAACCTGAAGCATTTTATTGGCCACACGCTTTACAATAAAGAAGATCTGCCATTTCCTATTAAAGATATTCCTGATGTTTTTCCTCAGTTTAAGAAAAAAACAGAAAGAGATGCAATCGTAAAAGATTGTTTCCCTGCACCTGAGCAAATTAATTTTGTACCAGTTGAGGAATGGGGGGAATTACCTGAATGTGGAGGGCCTTTTTTAACTAACCTTTCTGGTGGTGAAGAAGAAGGGATAAAACATTTACAGGAATTATTTGCCCCTGGTTCCGAAATTTATATCCGTAGTAGTAAAGCACATGCTGCCCAGCATAGTTTTGCGTCTAAATTATCTCCCTGGCTGGCTGTCGGTGCCTTATCTCCAAGAAAGGTTTATTGGGCAGTGAAAGAGGCTGAACAGCAATTTGGTGCGAACACGCATTTCACCCAATTAATATTAGGCCTGTTGTGGAGGGATTTCTTCAGGTTTATGTTTAAAAAACATAGCGTTGATTATTTCAAGGACATTGTAGAAATAAAAGAATTTCCGCAGACTGGAGAATATCTTCAAAGTTTACAGCAATGGAAAGATGGAAATACGGGTAATCCCGTTGTTGATCAATATATGACAGAGCTGAATCAATCTGGTTTTATTTCTCATACTGGGCGCTTATTGGTCGCTACTTACTTGATTTATATCTTAAAGTTGAATTGGATAGATGGGGCTGGTTATTTTGAACAAAAACTAATTGATTATTCACCAGCCAGCAATTGGGGCAACTGGGCTTATGTTGCCGGAGGTGGAAAAGATACACGTTCTAAAAATGCTTTTGATTTAGACAAACAAATCAAATTGCTGGATATAGAGGTGCAGGATATTTGATAAAAAAAACGGATAAAGGTTAAACAAAAAAAATATTTAAAACATTTTTTGTTTAAGAGCGTTATCACATGAAGTGAAAAGATTCTCAATCAGTGATATAGAAAGCTTAATAGGCATAAAAGCACATACGATCAGGGCATGGGAGGCCAGATATAACCTGGTGCCTCCAAAAAGAACTCCTACGAATATCAGATATTACGAGGAAGAAGACCTGAAGCATCTGCTTAATATTGTGACTTTGAATGAAAAAGGTTACAAAATAAGCCGGATTGCAAAAATGGACAAGGTACAGATCAATGACCTTGTACTCCAGTTACAAGCTGATTATAACAATGATACTGTACAGGTGCTTCGTCTTTCTGATGCTGCCTTAAAATATGACGAAATTGCATTTGCTGAAATCCTTTCTGGTTGTATTCAGGAATTAGGTTTAGTCGATACGATGGATCTTGTACTTTTTCCATTTATGAAAAAGGTAGGAATGTTATGGCAGACTGGTGCAATAGATCCCTCGCATGAACATTTTGCCTCCAATTTAATCAGAGACAGGATGATTGTGGAGATTGATAAGCTAACTAAGCCAGATAGAAAAGATCCTAAAAGGTTCTTATTATTCCTGCCGGAGGCCGAAATGCATGAAACAGGTTTACTATTTGCCCGCTATTTGCTAAAACGATGTGGAATGGATACGCTGTACCTTGGACAGGAAATCCCATATAATGACCTTAAAAAGGTAATTGCACATTATAAACCTGATTACGCTTTTATTGTGCTTACTTCTCTGAATCTTGGAAAAGATATCAATAAAATATTGACTAAGGTGTTGGACTATATGGATGTGCCTCTGCTGGTAGCGGGCAGTTTAATCTCCGAATTTGACATACTTCTTGACGATCGGCTGACACCACTTAAAAAGGTTTGTGAAATCGTAGAATTTCTTGATGATTTATAGCTGTTTTTAAAGGTAAAATCCTAATTTTGCCATACTTATACCAATTCTTAAACAATGGATAATTTATCTTATCTCAACGGCGCAAATGCCGAATACATCGATTCTATTTATCAAGCTTATAAAGAAGATCCTAATGCGGTTGAATTCGGCTGGCAGAAGTTTTTTGAAGGGTTTGATTTTGGAAGAGGAGCGGATGCTGGCGTAGCCAGTGAAGCAACTCCCGAACATTTTTTAAAAGAAGTGA is a window encoding:
- a CDS encoding FKBP-type peptidyl-prolyl cis-trans isomerase, giving the protein MLKKLSQFTLALIGLTVLFSSCKKTYDSIQVVDGKKIQDYITANKLTVIEDSLKTGYYYQILNPGTGTAVYSTSDSVLYNVSVKGLENGTVYWASSFNGNFGTLGGYTNVLAPVDNTIFTTIGINALRDVILKLKPGGSARILLPSYLAYGKNGIATIPSNENIDLTVTTVPEKSQTALDDRIINDIIKKNSLTMIKDPSRVYYSISTPGTGTDKISLTSTIVANYTLRFADGTVSQTNVDGSFSAVLASLGVKGWGDVIPGKLTKGGKIRLLIPSDRGYGTVGIPPNLPRNAVLDFDIEIVSVTN
- a CDS encoding cryptochrome/photolyase family protein, with product MKTEVNICWLRRDLRLKDNAALYHALKGSTPVLLLFIFDRHILDDLNDPKDARVTFIYRKLKELETELQQAGSSILIKYGTPEQIWSELLKTYTVKSVYTNHDYEPYAMERDDALAEYLRSESIPFQSFKDQVIFEKKEIVKADGKPYTVFTPYFRQWKLKLNDFYLKAYPVKKYLENLLQIQPFAFPELGTLGFQESDLQFPSASFEHKLAAYEQRRDFPADDATTHLGIHLRFGTVSIREAAAKALNAGAEKWLSELAWRDFYMMILSQFPHITTQSFKPAYDQIKWLNKEKDFEAWKNGKTGYPIVDAGMNQLNQTGYMHNRVRMIVGSFLTKHLLIDWRWGEAYFAEKLLDYELASNVGGWQWACGCGNDAAPYFRVFNPELQAKKFDPDNKYIYRWAPEYKQEKHSQPIVDHAFARERILKVFKEALNN
- a CDS encoding TIGR01777 family oxidoreductase translates to MNQHILLTGATGMLGKDLIQTLLKRGNKVSILSRKPHQIDQVKVFLWDVEQQKIDTACLDGVDSIIHLAGENIAKGKWTGQRKKEIIDSRVLSTQLLFKTIATNPNQVKNFISAAAIGYYGNRGDEILTEESTPGHNFLAECCIEWEKAIDQVQQLKLRIVKIRTGVVLAKNDGALKSMATPISLFAGAPLGSGKQWVPWIHYQDMTRIYLHALDNESLTGAYNATAPYPVTNKQLTKAIAKQLHRPVWPFSVPEKILQFILGEMSSMVINSTHTTAQKIESSGFIFKYPQLEQALSDIYSA
- a CDS encoding DASH family cryptochrome; its protein translation is MESRKILVWFRNDLRLHDNEMLVEAISKSDSILPVYFFDPRHFECTAETEEENIAVHNRFQFLAESVSALRESLKKLGGNLLVISGTPEDHISALAEHYEIAEVYHHREVATEETTVSSNVEDLLWKLRINLKHFIGHTLYNKEDLPFPIKDIPDVFPQFKKKTERDAIVKDCFPAPEQINFVPVEEWGELPECGGPFLTNLSGGEEEGIKHLQELFAPGSEIYIRSSKAHAAQHSFASKLSPWLAVGALSPRKVYWAVKEAEQQFGANTHFTQLILGLLWRDFFRFMFKKHSVDYFKDIVEIKEFPQTGEYLQSLQQWKDGNTGNPVVDQYMTELNQSGFISHTGRLLVATYLIYILKLNWIDGAGYFEQKLIDYSPASNWGNWAYVAGGGKDTRSKNAFDLDKQIKLLDIEVQDI
- a CDS encoding MerR family transcriptional regulator, whose product is MKRFSISDIESLIGIKAHTIRAWEARYNLVPPKRTPTNIRYYEEEDLKHLLNIVTLNEKGYKISRIAKMDKVQINDLVLQLQADYNNDTVQVLRLSDAALKYDEIAFAEILSGCIQELGLVDTMDLVLFPFMKKVGMLWQTGAIDPSHEHFASNLIRDRMIVEIDKLTKPDRKDPKRFLLFLPEAEMHETGLLFARYLLKRCGMDTLYLGQEIPYNDLKKVIAHYKPDYAFIVLTSLNLGKDINKILTKVLDYMDVPLLVAGSLISEFDILLDDRLTPLKKVCEIVEFLDDL